A segment of the Haladaptatus sp. R4 genome:
GGAAAATACTGACGCCGCTTCGGTCGCGCGGACTCGGGAAGGACCACGAACCGCGGCGTCGAGACGTTCGACGCGCCCGCAACGTACGACAACCAGTGAACGGTCACTCCGAGGAGTGCGAAGCGGCGGACGTTCGCCAGTCCGTCCAGCGGAACGTCCCGGTCCCGGTACGTCATCGTTTGAGCCACGGCGTCGATTTCTCCCTCTGACCGGACTGCTGAAACGAGTACCATCGGAACCGCGATGAGGGAAAATAGGGAAACGAAGGTGACGAGGTTTCCGAACCCGAGCGTCAGATAGACCACGCCAACGCCGAACAACGACGAGACGAACAGCCAGCGGCGGTCGAGCGACCACGGGCCATCGGTCGACGCGAAAAGCGGTCGAACGTGGGTCTCCCACCTGAAGACGGCGAGCAGGAGCGCGACCGCCAGCGCGCCGCTCGGAATGGGGTTCCCATCCAGCACCAGCATTGCCGAGACGAACACTGCGAACACCGGCATCCCGAAGATGACGCCGAACGAGCAGTACGACAGCAACCGAAGCACCCGCGAGTCAGCAGGTGTGATCGACCACTCGATTCGGTGCGTTCCGGTAGCCATATCTCCGCATTCTTTTCAACGAATTATAATTTCATGGGTGTGTTGTGAACGATCAGTTCGTCTCCAGCGGATAGTCGTCGCCCAGCCACCAGACGATGAACTCAATGATAACCGGCTTGACCTCACGGAGTTTCCGGGTCGCCTCGTACTCGACGTGCGGTGGAATCTCGTCGTACGAGCGTCGGGTGACGAGGTCTTGCTCGACGAGGTCGGAGAGTCGCGCCGAGAGGGTCGTCCGTGGAATCTCCAGTTCGTCGCGGAGTTCGTTGAACCGCCACGGGGACTGTGACGCGGCGACCGTCGAAGCGATCAGCATCATGTGCGACTTGCTGAAGAAATCGAACATCTCCTGTTTTTTCTCGACCATCGCTTTGGTCTTCTCGTCCGTTTTGACCGCCATCGTCGGCTCCTTCTGATGTTCGGGTTCGGAAGTCATTTCGTCCATTCACCCACTCCGCGTCTCACACCTATAATCCTTGGTTCGACTATAGTCGTCCTCGTGGTCGTTCTACCACGGTATCGGCCGCCGGAGTTAGTATGATTCGTCGTACTTGGTGTCGTGATAGGAACTTGACCTCTTATCTCGTTCGATGGCTTTCCCTAACTCGGAAGGAAACCAATGGAATACACGACACTCGGCGGTACGGGAACGACGGTCAGCAGAATCTGTCTCGGTTGTATGGGTTTCGGTCGCTCGAACGGTGCGGGTGCCGATGCATACTACGTCTCAGCCGACGAGGAGCTAGCTTCCGAAGTCATCGACCGAGCGATAGACCTCGGAATCAACTTCTTCGATACGGGGACTTTCTACTCGAACGGTGAGTCCGAGGAAATCCTTGGCAACGTCCTCTCCGAATACGACCGCGACGAACTCGTGGTTGCGACCAAGGTTGCACCTCGACACCCTACCGACGAGGAGGACAACGCGGGCGGACTTTCGCGGAAGGCACTCGAACAAAAAATCGAACACAGCCTCGACAGATTGGGGATGGACACCATCGACCTCCTTCACATCGCCCGGTGGGATTACGATACTCCCATCGAGGAGACGCTCAAAACGCTCGACGATGCGGTGCGACGCGGCAAGGTTAGATACATCGGCGCGAGTTCGATGTGGGCGTACCAGTTCGCGAAAGCATTGTACACCAGCGACTCGCTGGACCTCGAACGCTTCGTGACGATGCAGAACCATTACAACCTCGTGTATCGCGAGGAAGAACGAGAAATGAACCCGCTCGCGAGGACGGAGGGGGTGGGCCTCATTCCGTGGAGCCCCCTCGCCGGGGGCTACGTCGCCCGTCCGCACGAGGAGCAGGATCAATTGCGGCCTTCCCCCGGGGAGGGTTCACTTTACGACTCCGAAGCGAGCCGCGAGATCAACGAGCGCGTGCAGGAACTCGCGGACGACATGGGTGTCTCGATGGCCCAGATCGGCCTCGCGTGGCAGCTTTCGAAGGAAGGAGTCACGGCTCCGATCTACGGCACCACGAGCGTCGAACACCTCGAAGACGCCGTCGAAGCCGTCGAACTCGATCTCTCCGACAGCGACATCGACTATCTGGAAGAACCCTACGAACCGGTCGAAGTAACGGACAACTTGTAGACGCTTGCGAATCAGTCGCTTCCGGGAGCAGCCACCGTCCCGCGCCCGAGCACGTCCTCGACCACGTCGAGCGCGTCGGCCTGTTCGTCGGGCATGACTTCCAGCACGACGATGCCGTCGTAGCAGTCATCGAGGAGCGAGATTAGCCGCTCCATCTCCATCGTTCCGGTGCCGAACGCCAAGCCGTCGGTGGTTTTGGTCCCGTCACAACAGTGGATGACCGGTATCGAGTCGCCGTGCTCGGTCAGCAGGCCCTCCAGCAGGGGAAAGAAGTCCGCTTCTGCCGTGTAGAAGTGGGCCGTATCGAGGACGAGCGACAGTCCCTCCTCGAAGAGGACGTTTTTCAGGAAGTGGGTGCTGTGGCCCGTCGAGTTCTCGAACCCGTTCGGGACGGTGATATCGACCCTGTCGAGGACGTAGTCGAGGTTACTCAGCGGGATTTTCGTGGAGTGGACGACGAGCGTCGCGTCGAGTCGTTTACAGAGGTCGTTCGTCAGTTGGACGTATTCGAGTTGTTCGAGGTCCACGTGCGGCGTGTGAACCGAGGCGATTTCGACCTCGGCGTCCCGGCACGCGGCGACCGTTTCTTCCATTGCGTCCAAGTTCTCCGGCGAGAGGTGGAGTTCGACGGCATCGAATCCACGCTCGGCCGCGGCTTGCAACTCCGCTTCCGTTGGGGGGCACTTTCCGACGACTTGCATCGAATCATCATAGCGGCTAATGTTTCAAATACGTATCGTGATCCATCTCGCCGTCATATCGCAGTACAACCGCCATACAGCGCCGTGAAACAGGAATCAATACTATCAGAATATATTAAATTTATTCTATTTGGAACCTGTGCGGCGGTCCACGATGCGCGCTCGGGAAGTCACTTCACTGCACTGCACTCCCGCCACCTTCCCATCTCATCCGATACCCCACCGCACCCCACTTCACTCCACTCCCACTCGATACCTTGCTTCACTCCATCCACCCCACCTCCGACGACTACCTCGCCCCGTGTTTTTGGTCGCCCGGCGCGAATTCCCGGCATGAACGTCACCGTCCTCGGCACGGGGGGAACGATTGCGAGCACGGGCCAAGAGACCGGCGCGGTCCCGACCCAACGCGGGGAAGCACTCATCGAGCGAGTTCCGGAATTGGACGAGTACGGCGACATCGCCGTCGAACAGGTGGCGCAGGTTCCGAGCTACGAGATGACCGCCGAAACGCTCGAATCCATCCGCGAGCGGGTGGCGGAACTGGACGGAGATTCGACCCGCGATGCCGTCGTCGTCACGCACGGCACGGACACGATGGAGGAGACGGCGTACTATCTGGATGTGACCCTCAATCCGAACACGCCGGTGTTCCTGACCGGTGCGCAGCGTCGCCCGGACGAACGGGGTTTCGATGGTTCGACGAACCTCGTCACCGCGTTCGCGGCGGCTGAGGCGTTCGCGGAAAAGGACGGAAGCGGAACCTACGTCGCCTTCGACGAAAAAATCCATTCGGCGCGGTTCGCCACGAAGGTCCACACGTCGCAACTCGACGCCTTCGCGTCGCCTGACATCGGCCCGGTGGCGACCCACGACCGCAGCGGCGTTCGAATCCTCCGCCAGCCACGGAGCGAATCCGTGCACATCCCGGACGCCTCGCTCGACCCCACCGTCTTCGTCGTCGGGAGCGGTGCCGGAGTGGACGAACGACTGGCCGCCGCCGCGCTGGACGCGGGCGCGGACGGTCTGGTCGTGAACGGCACGGGACTCGGCAACGTCACCGCGGAGTTGGGTGAGTTCGTGCAGTCGGCGATTCGGGACGGCACCCCCGTCGTCGTCACCTCCCGTTGTCTCGCCGGTCGAACGACGCCGGTTTACGGAAACGCGGGCGGCGGCGAGACGCTGCGGGACGCTGGAGCGATTTTCGCTGGTGACCTTCCGGCACAAAAGGCGCGGCTCAAGTTGGTGCTGGCGCTGTCGAAGCACGGCGGTGAGGATGAAAAGAAGGACTACAAAGCACTCCGTGCGCTCTTCGACGCCGAAACGTACTGACTCCTCAGACGTATCGCGTTTCGCTCTCGTACACGGACGGGTCGTCCTCGTACTTCCGCGCGATTTCTTCGAGCGTGAGGAACTCGGCGTCCTCGTGGCTCTTCACGTACTGGATGAACTCCTCCAGCAGCGGAATCATGTGTGGCAGGCCATGGATGTCCGGGTGGATGGTCAGCGTGTAGACGCCCGCACCGCGGCGGTTGTAGAGGAAATCGAACTGCGCCTCGTAAATCTCCTCGTGAATCATTCGCGGACTCGCGTAGCCCGCGTTGTAGTTCGGCTGTTTGATGAACTGCATCGGCGGGATGTCGTCTCGGAACCAGCTGATGGGTATCTCGACCACGTCCGTTTCCTCGCCGTACTCGTACGGTTCCATCCACGATTCGGCGTCGTTCTCGTACTCGATTTTCGTCCAGTCGTCGCCCTTGCGCACGTACCCCGGTTCGAACTGCCGTTCCATCAGGCTGCTGTCGTAGAGGAAGTCGTGCTCTTCGAGCAGTTCGGGCGTGTTCTCGCTGAACTCCCACCAACTCGCCCGGTGGCCGACGGGTCTGTCGCCGGTAATCTCCTCGACGAGGTCCATCGAGGCCTGCATGATGGCGTCCTCCTGTTCTCGGGTCAGGCTGGTCGGGTTCTCGTGGCTGTAGCCGTGAATTCCGATTTCGTGGCCGTCATCGGCGATGGCCTCGACGTTCTCCCGAAACGTTTCGATGGTGTGGCCGGGGACGTACCACGACGTGGTCACGTCCTCCTCCTCGAACAGTGCCAGCATTCGCGGAATCCCCTCGTTTCCGGCCGAGAGCCCGCGCGACAGGTCCGCGGGCGAATCCTCCCCGCCGTACGAACCGAGCCATCCCGCGACGCAGTCCGCGTCGATACCGATTGCGACGTCGATGTCTCCCATAGCACCGCGACTACCACGGCGCTCTGCAAAACGGTGCTGGCTACTGAATCCGAAAATTCGAGGACCAGAAAATCGAAACCCGAAACCCGAAATTCGAAAGTCCTGAAGTCCGAGCCCCGATTACTCGTCCGATGCGGCTTCGATGATGAAGTACGCCGCGACGACGCCGAGTATCGAGACGGCCATACAGAGCAACATCGCCCGGCCGAACGCGGAGACGAAGGCCACGTGGACGATTCGCTCCACCTGCGATTCGACTTCCGGGGCGAGGTGTTTGAGCGTCGCCTCCGCGGCGTCGGACCCGGACAGCAACCCCTTGATCTCCTGTCTGTCGGATGCATCCAGCGCCGCTCCGGCCTTGACGAGCAGTTCGGCCAGTTTCTCGTTCTCCAGCGTCTTGAACAGGGCACCGGTCACCGCGACCCCGAAGACGGCCCCCAGGAGCCGAACCATCCCCAACACGCCGGACGCTTCACCGCCCTTCGCGTCCGGCAGCGCTCCCATCCCGACCGTGTTCGAGAGCGTGTACGCCACTCCGATCCCGGTTCCGGCGAGGACGAGTGAGACGAGGATGGTGACCAATCCGCTCGTCGGGGTGACGCGGGTGAGGAAGACGAACGCGACTGCCATGAGTGCCATACCACCGACCATCGAATTTCGGACGCCGAGCCGCGTCGAGACGTCGTTCGTCCGTGCTTCCAACACCACCAACGGAACGGTGAACGCCAGGAATACCAGTCCGGTTCGTAACGGGGAGTAGTCGAGGATGTTCTGGAGATACAGCGTCATGTAGAACAACAGCGCACCGAACCCGTAGTTCACGACAAATCCGACCGCGTTCGCGCCGAGGAAGTCCCGGTTCGCGAAGAGGTCGAGTTCGATCAGCGGGTCGTCGGTACGCCGCTCGATGACGAAAAACGCCGCGAGCAACAGCACCGCTGCGCCGAGTGCGCCGATGACGAACGGTGACCCCCAGCCGAGCGTGTCACCCTGTTGAATCGCGAGCACTAGCGCGACGAGACCGCCGGTAACGGTCACGAGACCCGCAAAATCGACGTGATGGCCGACCGTCTCGTCACGCGATTCGCGCACGGCCGCGAGCGTCAGGATGACCGCCACCGCCGCGAGCGGAACGTTGAAGAAGAAAAACCAGCGCCACGACACCATCTGGGTGAGGACGCCGCCGACGAGGGGCCCGGCGGCCAGTCCGAGGCCGGAGATGGCGGCCCAGAGCGCGATACCTTTGCCGCGTTCCTTCTCGGGGAAGGCGTGACTGACTATCGGTAGCGACGCCGCGAAGAAGGCCGCCGCGCCCAGGCCCTGCACCACGCGGGCCGACACGAGCCACAGTTCGCTTTGGGAGAATCCGGCGAACGCCGATGCGGCGATGAAGACGGTGATCCCGATGAGCAGGACGCGCCGCCGACCGAAGATGTCCGACAGCCGACCGAACGCCACCATCGGCGCGGCGAACGCGAGCAGGTAGGCGTTGATGGTCCACTGGAGCCCCGTGGTCGAGATTCCGAGGTCCCGACCGATGGTCGGAAGCGCGACCGTGAGACCGTTGAAATCCACGCTGACCAGAATCCCGGCGATGCCGATGGCCACCACCACCCACCACTTCCGGTTTTGTTCGGTGATCGTAGGTACGCGATTCGCTAGTTTCGTCGTGGTAGTTCCCATCTGTCTCCACCCCTTACAGTCGCATCCGAAGAGCGCAACCGTGCGACAGCTGTTCTCCTGCGTTGTCGCTTCATTACGCCGTTGACGGGCATAAACATGTAGCAGATTAAATCAGAACCGTCGTCATTTCAGCGAAGTCTCACGTCCCTACTCGAAACGTCCGGGGGACAACTGCCGGAGCATCGGCGACGATTCGCCGTCCACCGCTTCGGATATCAGCTGTCCGACGACGGGCGCTCGGGTGATTCCGAGACCGCTCATGCCGACGGCGTGATAGTAGCCTTCCGTGTCCCCCTCACCGACGATCGGCAGGCCGTCGGGCGTGACGGTTCGGTAACCGATCCATCCCGTCTCGCGGCGGAAGCGGTCGGCGTCGAAGCCGAGTTCCGAGAGCAGTTCCCGCGCTCGCCGTTCGAAGTCATCGTCGGGGGAATCTCCGGTAGTGGGAGTCGCATCCTCGTCCGCTCGAAACTCGGTGTTGTAGTGGCCGACGTACAGTCCCTTCGCGTATCGACGGACGTAGAGTTCGTTCTCGAAGAGGGTGAACGGAATTTCGGTATCCGCGTCGTCGGGCGTCTCGAATCCGACGATGGGACCCGCCGTCCGGCGAACGGGGAGGTCGTCCATCCCGTCCACGTCAACCGCCCACGGTCCGGCGGCGTTCACCACCGCATCGACGGCCACCGTTTCATCGTCCAGTTCGATTCCCGTGACGCGTCCGGACTCGATTTCGACGCCCCTCACTTCCGTCCCGCTTCGAATCGTCGCGCCCGCGTTCCGTGCTTTTTCGGCGTACAGTTCCGCGATAGCGACGGGATCGAAGTGGCCGTCTTCGGGCGTCGAGAGCGCGCCGACGGCGCGCTCGTCGTCGTACGGCCTTGCGTCCGGGAGAATCTCCGCGTCGATTCCCGCGTCCCGGAGCGAATCCGCGTACTCCCGATACGCCTCCAGCGTCGAATCCGACCACGCGACGTGGAGCAGTCCCGTTTGCGTGTACGCCAGTTCGCCGTCCTCGATGAATACCGAGTACTCGTCCCACGCCCGCCGTCGGAGTCGATGGGCGAACCCGCTCGGCGGCACCGCCTGCCACACGAACACGGCCATCGAGGCGGCCGTCGTCCCGCCGCCGATATCGTCCCGTTCGAACAGTTCCACGTCGTGACCGCGCTCCGCGAGGTGGTACGCACAACTCGTGCCGATGACGCCGCCGCCGATGATGCCGACAGTCATGTATCCGTTTGCGAGATGGTTTCGAGGGGACCTGAGTGTTGCCCGCGTGCCGTTACAGGAGCGTCAGTGTCACTAACCGATAAAAAATAATATATCCGATTGTATTCGAAACCTAACAATATGGTCCTTCCGAAAACCGAACGCCCCTCCTCCAAACTGGGGTACTTCCGCAACACACCGATGTTCGTCGTCGTCGCCGTGACGATGGCGATTTACGTCGTCGCACGCCTCCTATTCCTCCACTGGGGAGAGATTCAGACACCCGCTGACGCCGCCGAGGAGTTCATCATCGGAACGCTCGGTTGTTATCTGGGAATCTGTCTCATCGATTTCGTGTGGGACGCCCTGTTCTACTGATTCGAACCAAAAAGGATTCGAGTCGGACGGTTCGAGTTATCGCTTCTCGCCGACTTCGACGCAGCCACCCGACTCTGACGAGCGGTAAATCGCGTCCATCACGCGCTGGGTGGTGAGCGCCTGCTCGATGGTGTTGAATTCGGGTGATTGTCCGGCCACAACGGCGTCGAGGAAGCGCTTGTCGCTTCCCTTCCAGCCGACGTGGTCGATGGAGGCGTCACTGACGGTGGATTCCACGAGGTGGTCGGGACCGTGCGATTTCGCTTCCAGCATCGTCAGTTCGTCGCCGCCGAGGTCGAGACGCGCGCCCGCTTCCGACCCGCGAACGACGAACTCCTGACTCTCGGCCTCGTTGGTCGCCCACGCGGCTTCGAGCGAGATGGTCCGGTCGTCGGCACAGCGGATCAGCGCCGTCGTCGAGTCCTCGACGTCGAACACGGCTTCCTCGGTGGCATCGTACCAGTCGTCCGGGTCCACGTAGTCGTCCCGATTCCCGAACTGGTTGCGGGTGACGCCGAACACGGTCTCGACCGGCGGGAAGTCCATCAGATACAGCGCGAAGTCGATGGCGTGAACGCCGATATCGACCACGACGCCGCCGCCCGAGAGTTCCTCGTTGGTGAACCACGAACCGACACCGGGGATGCCGCGACTGCGGATGTAGTTCGCCCGGATGTGCCGAACGTCGCCGAAGTGACCCGCGTCCTGATACCCCTTGAACAGTTCAGCCGCGGTCGAGACGCGGTTGTGGAAGTTCACCATGCAGAACCCGTCAGCCTCCCGCGCGGTTTCGGCCATCCGTTCGGCGGCCTCCAAACTGTCGGCGAGCGGTTTCTCACAGAGCACGTCGTAGCCGTGTCCGAGCGCGGCGACGACGGCGTCCTCGTGAAACGCGTTCGGCGTGGACACGGCGACCGCGTCGAGGTCCTCGTTCTCGTACATCGTCTCGAACTCCTCGTAGGTTCTCGCGCCGAACTTCGTCTCGAAATTCTCGCGAATATCGGGGACAATGTCGGCACCCGCAACGACCTCGTGGCCGAGTTCGGACGCGTTCGTCGCATGGGTCTGGCCCATGAATCCCAAGCCGACGACACCGAGGCGAACTGGTTCTCCTTGCATGGCTACGGAAACGGGCGACTGAATAAAATATGTAGGCATAACGGCGAAACCTATCACGAACGCGTTCGGCTATCGCGTTCGAACGACGAGCGTGTGGTTTTCTCCGGGTTCGTCCCGTACCGATGACCCGAACGATGGACCCCGAAGTCAGGACCCTATTCGCTCCGAAACTTTCGATCGTTGGCCACTTCCTCTTGCTCTCCATTCCGCTCCCGCCACCATCTTCGAATCCGATCGTCGACGCGGGAACCGAGTAGCCACGCCGACCACGACAGTTCGTACCGCTGGCGGTCGTGTTCGGGGAACCGGCGATTTTCGGTCATACTGAAGTTCACGAGTGCGACGAACACGATACCCCCGACGGTGTTACCGAGAACGACGGGAACGAAGAAGTGAATGAACACCGAAACGAGGGTTTCGCTGCCGACGAAAACCAGAAAGAGCACTTCACAGGCACCGGCGATGCAGTGGAACAAGTCGGCAATGGGAATGAGTATGATGATGACGTAAACGATGATGAAGCGAGAAATCGTCTCCCGCGCCGCGTGTATCAACCAGACCATCGTCGCCACGAGACCGCCCGCGAAGACTCCTTTGTAGAAGAGTGCCCACCACGCCGTTCCCATCGCGTGCTCGCCGAAGAGACGGGCAGTGTCGGCGACCCTCGGGTCGAAAATCCCCGTCTTGGCGAGGAGATACGCAGTGAGTCCCGCGCCGATGACGTTCGCCGCGAGCACGATGCTCCACAACCGGAGCAGTTGCGGAAGGCTTGCGAGGCGCGTCAACACGAGCGTTACCGGCGTCAGTGTGTTTTCGGTGAACAGTTGGTAACTGCCGATGACGATCATCACGAATCCAACGGGATACAGCAGGTTGCTCAGCCCCACATTGTCCGGATACGCGGTCGTCATCGCCGCTTGTGCGAGGAACGTCGCTCCGATGCTCAATCCGGCGGCGAGGCCGCTGAAGAACAGCAACCGCGTGCTCCGTTCGATCTCCTCGTCCGCCGTCGCCGTCACGCGCTGGAAGATTTCGTCCGCCGAAAAACGGTCGCGAACGGCCTCGCCAGCGGCGGGTGCACCCCGCCGCGAACGATCGATCGTCTCCCGAAGCTCCCGGTTTTCCGGCTGTAACGTCCGCTGAATATCGGTGAGATCACCGGCGTCGGCAATCGCTTCGAGGAGGGATTCGAACTCGTACGCACCGTCGTAGCGTTCGCCGTTGACGAAGAACGTCGGCGTCGCGTTCGCGCCGCTGTAGATGCCGCTCTCGAAATCCTCCCTGACTCGCTCTTCGTACACCCCGCGGTCGAGTTCGTCCGCGAACCGATCGACGTCCATTTCGAGTTCCTCGGCGTAACTGATCAGATCGG
Coding sequences within it:
- a CDS encoding helix-turn-helix domain-containing protein, giving the protein MDEMTSEPEHQKEPTMAVKTDEKTKAMVEKKQEMFDFFSKSHMMLIASTVAASQSPWRFNELRDELEIPRTTLSARLSDLVEQDLVTRRSYDEIPPHVEYEATRKLREVKPVIIEFIVWWLGDDYPLETN
- a CDS encoding MFS transporter — its product is MGTTTTKLANRVPTITEQNRKWWVVVAIGIAGILVSVDFNGLTVALPTIGRDLGISTTGLQWTINAYLLAFAAPMVAFGRLSDIFGRRRVLLIGITVFIAASAFAGFSQSELWLVSARVVQGLGAAAFFAASLPIVSHAFPEKERGKGIALWAAISGLGLAAGPLVGGVLTQMVSWRWFFFFNVPLAAVAVILTLAAVRESRDETVGHHVDFAGLVTVTGGLVALVLAIQQGDTLGWGSPFVIGALGAAVLLLAAFFVIERRTDDPLIELDLFANRDFLGANAVGFVVNYGFGALLFYMTLYLQNILDYSPLRTGLVFLAFTVPLVVLEARTNDVSTRLGVRNSMVGGMALMAVAFVFLTRVTPTSGLVTILVSLVLAGTGIGVAYTLSNTVGMGALPDAKGGEASGVLGMVRLLGAVFGVAVTGALFKTLENEKLAELLVKAGAALDASDRQEIKGLLSGSDAAEATLKHLAPEVESQVERIVHVAFVSAFGRAMLLCMAVSILGVVAAYFIIEAASDE
- a CDS encoding polysaccharide deacetylase; amino-acid sequence: MGDIDVAIGIDADCVAGWLGSYGGEDSPADLSRGLSAGNEGIPRMLALFEEEDVTTSWYVPGHTIETFRENVEAIADDGHEIGIHGYSHENPTSLTREQEDAIMQASMDLVEEITGDRPVGHRASWWEFSENTPELLEEHDFLYDSSLMERQFEPGYVRKGDDWTKIEYENDAESWMEPYEYGEETDVVEIPISWFRDDIPPMQFIKQPNYNAGYASPRMIHEEIYEAQFDFLYNRRGAGVYTLTIHPDIHGLPHMIPLLEEFIQYVKSHEDAEFLTLEEIARKYEDDPSVYESETRYV
- a CDS encoding sugar phosphate isomerase/epimerase produces the protein MQVVGKCPPTEAELQAAAERGFDAVELHLSPENLDAMEETVAACRDAEVEIASVHTPHVDLEQLEYVQLTNDLCKRLDATLVVHSTKIPLSNLDYVLDRVDITVPNGFENSTGHSTHFLKNVLFEEGLSLVLDTAHFYTAEADFFPLLEGLLTEHGDSIPVIHCCDGTKTTDGLAFGTGTMEMERLISLLDDCYDGIVVLEVMPDEQADALDVVEDVLGRGTVAAPGSD
- a CDS encoding Gfo/Idh/MocA family protein → MQGEPVRLGVVGLGFMGQTHATNASELGHEVVAGADIVPDIRENFETKFGARTYEEFETMYENEDLDAVAVSTPNAFHEDAVVAALGHGYDVLCEKPLADSLEAAERMAETAREADGFCMVNFHNRVSTAAELFKGYQDAGHFGDVRHIRANYIRSRGIPGVGSWFTNEELSGGGVVVDIGVHAIDFALYLMDFPPVETVFGVTRNQFGNRDDYVDPDDWYDATEEAVFDVEDSTTALIRCADDRTISLEAAWATNEAESQEFVVRGSEAGARLDLGGDELTMLEAKSHGPDHLVESTVSDASIDHVGWKGSDKRFLDAVVAGQSPEFNTIEQALTTQRVMDAIYRSSESGGCVEVGEKR
- a CDS encoding asparaginase; translation: MNVTVLGTGGTIASTGQETGAVPTQRGEALIERVPELDEYGDIAVEQVAQVPSYEMTAETLESIRERVAELDGDSTRDAVVVTHGTDTMEETAYYLDVTLNPNTPVFLTGAQRRPDERGFDGSTNLVTAFAAAEAFAEKDGSGTYVAFDEKIHSARFATKVHTSQLDAFASPDIGPVATHDRSGVRILRQPRSESVHIPDASLDPTVFVVGSGAGVDERLAAAALDAGADGLVVNGTGLGNVTAELGEFVQSAIRDGTPVVVTSRCLAGRTTPVYGNAGGGETLRDAGAIFAGDLPAQKARLKLVLALSKHGGEDEKKDYKALRALFDAETY
- a CDS encoding FAD-binding oxidoreductase encodes the protein MTVGIIGGGVIGTSCAYHLAERGHDVELFERDDIGGGTTAASMAVFVWQAVPPSGFAHRLRRRAWDEYSVFIEDGELAYTQTGLLHVAWSDSTLEAYREYADSLRDAGIDAEILPDARPYDDERAVGALSTPEDGHFDPVAIAELYAEKARNAGATIRSGTEVRGVEIESGRVTGIELDDETVAVDAVVNAAGPWAVDVDGMDDLPVRRTAGPIVGFETPDDADTEIPFTLFENELYVRRYAKGLYVGHYNTEFRADEDATPTTGDSPDDDFERRARELLSELGFDADRFRRETGWIGYRTVTPDGLPIVGEGDTEGYYHAVGMSGLGITRAPVVGQLISEAVDGESSPMLRQLSPGRFE
- a CDS encoding aldo/keto reductase, which translates into the protein MEYTTLGGTGTTVSRICLGCMGFGRSNGAGADAYYVSADEELASEVIDRAIDLGINFFDTGTFYSNGESEEILGNVLSEYDRDELVVATKVAPRHPTDEEDNAGGLSRKALEQKIEHSLDRLGMDTIDLLHIARWDYDTPIEETLKTLDDAVRRGKVRYIGASSMWAYQFAKALYTSDSLDLERFVTMQNHYNLVYREEEREMNPLARTEGVGLIPWSPLAGGYVARPHEEQDQLRPSPGEGSLYDSEASREINERVQELADDMGVSMAQIGLAWQLSKEGVTAPIYGTTSVEHLEDAVEAVELDLSDSDIDYLEEPYEPVEVTDNL
- a CDS encoding formate/nitrite transporter family protein; translation: MSQTENRTLTVPVNETDHVRGSDDAPVTLVEYGDFECPYCGDFYPIVRRILNRLGTRVRFVFRHFPLTEQHPLAQRAAEASEAAAAQGRFWEMYDLLYQHQDALTRADLISYAEELEMDVDRFADELDRGVYEERVREDFESGIYSGANATPTFFVNGERYDGAYEFESLLEAIADAGDLTDIQRTLQPENRELRETIDRSRRGAPAAGEAVRDRFSADEIFQRVTATADEEIERSTRLLFFSGLAAGLSIGATFLAQAAMTTAYPDNVGLSNLLYPVGFVMIVIGSYQLFTENTLTPVTLVLTRLASLPQLLRLWSIVLAANVIGAGLTAYLLAKTGIFDPRVADTARLFGEHAMGTAWWALFYKGVFAGGLVATMVWLIHAARETISRFIIVYVIIILIPIADLFHCIAGACEVLFLVFVGSETLVSVFIHFFVPVVLGNTVGGIVFVALVNFSMTENRRFPEHDRQRYELSWSAWLLGSRVDDRIRRWWRERNGEQEEVANDRKFRSE